One Tunturibacter gelidoferens genomic region harbors:
- a CDS encoding cobyrinate a,c-diamide synthase translates to MRGLLVSGTASGVGKTTVALAIMAGLRRRGLAVQPFKCGPDFLDTGHHTRICGRKARNIDTWMLSEEANRNVLRDAAREADVLVAEGMMGLFDGKSGNTEAGSTAEIAKLLMLPVVLVVDAAKTARSIAAVLLGFEMFDPDLRLAGVILNRVATERHYEMLRAAIETSCRTKILGWLPRDQTIAIPERHLGLQGAAEAATEDDTAIDTLAALAERFFDLDRLLELQCGLKLNEDQDSGVRHSQSEEAVRIGVPSDHAFSFYYEDNLDLLREQGSEIVQFSPLHDRCLPTGLDGLYLGGGYPELHAEQLSNNRSMLDDVRAFAASGRPIYAECGGMIYLSKSLSTASGETFAMADVLPLSMQMTGKLVQFGYVTVEFTEDCLLGVKGTTVRGHSFHYSCIVSRGEAATCYRVQYSMSGKEELEGFRQGNVLASYVHLHLRANPKIARDFVATVRRARIPQAVTK, encoded by the coding sequence GTGAGAGGCCTGTTAGTGTCGGGCACCGCTAGCGGCGTTGGCAAGACGACGGTTGCACTGGCGATTATGGCGGGGCTCCGACGACGTGGGCTCGCTGTGCAGCCATTTAAATGTGGACCCGACTTTCTGGATACTGGACATCACACGCGAATATGCGGGCGAAAGGCTCGAAATATTGATACATGGATGCTGAGCGAAGAGGCTAATCGCAACGTTCTGCGAGATGCCGCGCGAGAAGCGGATGTTCTGGTCGCTGAAGGCATGATGGGATTGTTCGATGGGAAGAGCGGAAACACAGAAGCGGGCAGTACAGCGGAGATCGCCAAGCTGCTAATGCTGCCTGTGGTGCTGGTCGTCGACGCCGCGAAAACAGCTAGGAGCATCGCTGCGGTTCTGCTCGGCTTTGAGATGTTCGATCCGGATTTGCGGCTTGCGGGTGTGATTTTGAATCGCGTTGCGACCGAGAGGCACTACGAGATGCTGCGGGCGGCGATTGAGACCTCGTGCAGGACGAAGATTCTGGGTTGGCTGCCCCGTGATCAGACGATCGCAATTCCCGAGCGGCATCTAGGCCTGCAGGGTGCAGCTGAGGCTGCGACTGAAGATGATACTGCGATCGACACACTGGCTGCGCTTGCAGAAAGGTTCTTCGATCTTGATCGTTTGCTTGAACTCCAGTGCGGTTTGAAGCTGAACGAGGATCAGGATTCAGGCGTGAGGCACTCGCAATCTGAAGAAGCTGTGCGAATCGGCGTGCCATCGGATCACGCTTTCTCGTTCTATTACGAGGACAATCTGGATCTACTGCGCGAACAGGGGTCCGAGATCGTTCAGTTCAGTCCACTGCACGATAGGTGTCTTCCAACAGGACTGGACGGACTCTACTTAGGAGGAGGATATCCCGAACTCCATGCAGAACAGTTGAGCAACAATCGGAGCATGCTGGATGATGTTCGTGCCTTCGCTGCTTCGGGAAGACCGATCTATGCGGAGTGCGGTGGAATGATTTATCTGTCCAAGAGCCTTAGCACCGCCAGCGGAGAGACCTTCGCAATGGCTGACGTGCTGCCACTCTCGATGCAGATGACCGGTAAGCTCGTACAGTTTGGATACGTCACCGTAGAGTTCACTGAAGACTGTCTGCTGGGCGTGAAGGGGACAACTGTGCGCGGGCATAGCTTTCACTACTCCTGTATCGTCTCGCGGGGAGAAGCGGCAACATGTTATCGCGTGCAATACTCAATGTCCGGGAAAGAAGAGCTTGAAGGGTTCCGTCAAGGCAATGTGCTGGCCAGTTATGTCCATCTACACCTGCGAGCGAACCCTAAGATCGCGAGAGATTTTGTCGCTACAGTTCGACGAGCGCGAATCCCGCAGGCGGTGACGAAGTGA
- the cobU gene encoding bifunctional adenosylcobinamide kinase/adenosylcobinamide-phosphate guanylyltransferase produces the protein MTLVLGGVRSGKSRYAQQLAERESRVIFVATAKVSDDEMQRKIERHREERPAEWITVEEPLELVQVLAQRGSSCDVMVVDCLTIFAANLLEAEGDDRGAVDRRVEALCEALRSASCSVVLVSNEVGSGVVPAYPLGRRYRDLLGEINQSVARVADDVVLMVAGLPLALKGHLEVTL, from the coding sequence GTGACACTCGTTCTTGGTGGCGTTCGCAGCGGCAAGAGCCGTTATGCGCAACAGCTTGCCGAGCGAGAGAGCCGCGTGATCTTTGTGGCGACGGCGAAGGTCTCGGACGACGAGATGCAGAGGAAGATCGAACGGCATCGCGAAGAGCGGCCGGCAGAGTGGATCACCGTGGAGGAGCCACTGGAGCTGGTTCAGGTGCTGGCGCAGCGGGGATCCAGCTGCGATGTGATGGTGGTTGATTGCCTGACGATCTTTGCAGCGAATCTTCTTGAGGCCGAAGGTGACGATCGGGGGGCTGTGGATCGGCGCGTCGAGGCTTTATGTGAGGCGTTGCGGTCGGCAAGTTGTTCAGTGGTGTTGGTTTCGAACGAGGTAGGCAGCGGGGTGGTGCCGGCGTATCCCCTGGGGCGGCGATATCGCGATTTGCTGGGCGAGATCAATCAAAGCGTGGCAAGAGTTGCCGATGATGTTGTGTTGATGGTGGCGGGACTGCCGCTTGCCTTGAAGGGACATCTTGAGGTGACGCTGTGA
- the hemG gene encoding protoporphyrinogen oxidase, whose protein sequence is MKRVAIVGGGVAGLAAAYELARLARNGASLQVVLFEASTRLGGIIETVHEGGFVIECGPDAWVTEKPWARELAEELGLGNEVMPSNDATRKTYVLVDKKLQAMPDGMRMMVPVDLDAMDASDMFSAAAKLAYHEEMGRAEELREAAPDQDESVAEFVRRHFGDEVLAKIGAPLLSGVFGGDVTKLSVRAVMAPFVAMERERGSLIGALQASVAAKRHSVFTTLRSGMGTLVDRMIAAIPEDWVRLLAEVRFISYGEEGWLVGTARGVERFDAVMMAAPVDVACSLLSPVDPEVAPLMEMDASSAVVAAFGFPDAAKFPVPPGFGFLVPPGSDSLLLAGTFVDQKFEDRVPQGGRLVRAFFGGKAAERLMRCGNDETAAVARMELARILGPLPEPQVTVVRRWPRSLPQYAVGHLERMKKLDERVSALDGLWLLGNGYHGVGVPDLVRDARVAARRMARESEGLAEVAEL, encoded by the coding sequence ATGAAGCGCGTTGCGATTGTTGGCGGCGGGGTGGCCGGGCTGGCGGCGGCGTACGAGTTGGCGCGTCTGGCGCGCAACGGCGCATCGTTGCAGGTGGTGTTGTTCGAAGCCTCGACGCGACTGGGTGGAATCATCGAGACGGTTCATGAAGGCGGGTTCGTCATTGAATGCGGGCCCGATGCGTGGGTGACGGAGAAGCCGTGGGCGCGGGAGCTGGCAGAAGAGCTTGGCCTGGGCAATGAAGTGATGCCGTCGAATGACGCGACGCGCAAGACCTATGTGCTGGTGGACAAGAAGCTGCAGGCGATGCCGGATGGTATGCGGATGATGGTGCCGGTCGATCTCGATGCGATGGATGCTTCGGATATGTTCAGCGCTGCGGCGAAGCTGGCGTATCACGAAGAGATGGGACGAGCAGAGGAGTTGCGTGAGGCCGCCCCTGACCAGGACGAGAGCGTTGCGGAGTTTGTTCGCCGCCATTTTGGAGATGAGGTGCTGGCAAAGATAGGAGCACCCCTTCTGAGCGGCGTGTTTGGCGGCGATGTGACGAAGTTGAGCGTGCGTGCGGTGATGGCTCCCTTTGTCGCGATGGAGCGGGAGCGCGGCAGTTTGATAGGCGCATTGCAGGCGAGTGTTGCGGCAAAGAGACACTCCGTGTTTACAACATTGAGGAGCGGCATGGGAACGCTGGTGGATCGTATGATCGCTGCGATTCCTGAGGATTGGGTTCGACTGCTCGCGGAGGTAAGGTTCATCTCGTACGGCGAAGAGGGATGGCTGGTAGGAACGGCGCGAGGTGTCGAACGTTTCGACGCAGTGATGATGGCTGCGCCGGTCGATGTTGCGTGTTCCCTACTGTCTCCGGTGGACCCCGAGGTCGCTCCTTTGATGGAGATGGACGCAAGCTCTGCGGTGGTAGCAGCATTTGGATTTCCTGACGCCGCGAAGTTTCCTGTTCCGCCCGGGTTCGGCTTTCTGGTGCCGCCAGGCTCCGATAGTCTGCTGCTTGCGGGTACCTTTGTCGATCAGAAGTTTGAAGACCGGGTACCGCAGGGAGGACGGCTGGTGCGAGCCTTCTTTGGCGGGAAAGCGGCCGAACGGCTGATGCGGTGCGGTAATGACGAGACAGCCGCTGTGGCGCGGATGGAGCTGGCGAGGATTCTGGGTCCGCTGCCGGAGCCGCAGGTCACTGTGGTGCGACGTTGGCCTCGCAGTCTTCCGCAGTACGCAGTGGGACATCTGGAGCGGATGAAGAAGCTCGATGAGCGAGTGAGCGCGCTCGACGGATTGTGGTTGCTCGGCAACGGGTATCATGGCGTGGGCGTGCCCGATCTGGTGCGCGATGCTCGGGTTGCGGCGCGGCGGATGGCACGGGAGAGCGAAGGTCTAGCGGAGGTCGCGGAGTTGTAA
- the hemH gene encoding ferrochelatase — MSEPTGSSETGKSAVLLLAHGTPDMLGEMAEYLSKVTGGRAMPQEVVEELQHRYAQIGLQEAPGLEPPPLTKWTMTQAHMLEHVLGAGKVYVGMRNWHPYIADTVAEMRRDSVTRIKAVCLAPQNSRTSVGLYRKAVLAAATGIEVEFVAGWAESPLLAEAFAEKLWPVWAEACAESGQQVPVLFTAHSVPCRTIMTGEASVAGARPGTPAQDSPDPYPVEAKRTAQMVADRMAAVGFHEKDWYFAFQSQGISGGPWIGPTVEDTLKAIKAEGHVGVVMQPVGFLCDHVEILYDIDIAFRQTASELGLKLWRAESLNDSEVLVEALVDVVSGKYKATVDEVLVPA, encoded by the coding sequence GTGAGCGAACCGACGGGGAGTTCCGAGACAGGTAAGAGCGCAGTGCTGCTGCTGGCACATGGCACGCCGGACATGCTGGGGGAGATGGCAGAGTATCTGAGCAAGGTGACCGGCGGCCGTGCGATGCCACAGGAAGTTGTGGAGGAGCTGCAGCATCGGTATGCGCAGATCGGGCTACAGGAGGCGCCTGGCCTGGAGCCTCCGCCGCTGACGAAGTGGACGATGACTCAGGCACACATGCTGGAGCATGTGCTGGGCGCGGGCAAGGTATATGTCGGCATGCGCAACTGGCATCCTTACATTGCAGACACGGTCGCGGAGATGCGGCGGGATAGTGTGACGCGGATCAAAGCGGTGTGCCTGGCTCCGCAGAACTCGCGGACCAGCGTGGGACTTTACCGGAAGGCCGTGCTCGCTGCGGCAACTGGAATCGAGGTCGAGTTTGTCGCCGGATGGGCGGAGAGTCCGCTATTGGCGGAGGCATTTGCCGAGAAGCTGTGGCCGGTGTGGGCTGAGGCCTGCGCTGAGTCGGGGCAGCAGGTTCCAGTGTTGTTTACGGCGCATAGCGTGCCGTGCCGAACGATTATGACCGGTGAGGCTTCGGTTGCAGGAGCAAGGCCGGGAACTCCTGCGCAGGATTCGCCAGACCCGTATCCGGTGGAGGCCAAGCGTACTGCGCAGATGGTGGCGGATCGGATGGCTGCTGTTGGCTTTCACGAGAAGGACTGGTACTTTGCGTTTCAAAGCCAGGGCATCAGCGGTGGACCGTGGATTGGACCGACCGTGGAGGATACGCTGAAGGCAATCAAAGCCGAAGGGCATGTGGGCGTGGTGATGCAACCGGTTGGGTTTCTCTGTGATCACGTGGAGATTCTGTACGACATCGACATCGCCTTTCGTCAGACTGCGAGCGAGTTGGGTCTGAAGCTTTGGCGTGCGGAGAGCCTGAATGACTCCGAGGTGCTGGTGGAGGCGCTGGTCGACGTCGTCTCCGGCAAATATAAGGCGACTGTCGATGAGGTGTTGGTTCCGGCGTAG
- the hemE gene encoding uroporphyrinogen decarboxylase, with protein MSDAIVEGAAVTSADTGSGGSRFVRACLRRPVDRTPVWFLRQAGRYMPEYMAVRKHHSLLEICRTPEIAAEVTITAAERLGVDAAIIFADLLLPFTPMGLDFEFVAGEGPVVHTPVRTLEHVKALRTDRVEELQYVARAIEQVAQHFAAPRADGDELGIIGFCGAPWTLAGYMIEGGKQGGGDRNYIETKKMMYSNGAAWSLLMEKIVTVLVAYAQQQVEAGADVIQVFDSWVGKLSVRDYRQYCLGWTTELVERIKALGVPVIYFGVETASLLPAMSETGADVIGLDWRTPLDAGWKAVGAGCAVQGNLDPIALFANEDVLKEQVREILAAAAGRPGHIFNLGHGIVPGTPVENVIRVVEWVKELSAL; from the coding sequence TTGAGTGATGCGATCGTGGAGGGTGCGGCAGTGACGTCTGCTGATACGGGATCGGGCGGCAGCCGTTTTGTTCGGGCGTGCCTGCGTCGGCCAGTTGATAGAACGCCGGTGTGGTTCTTGCGGCAGGCAGGGCGCTACATGCCGGAGTATATGGCCGTGCGGAAGCACCATTCGCTGCTGGAGATCTGTCGTACGCCGGAGATTGCTGCCGAGGTGACGATTACGGCTGCGGAGCGGCTGGGTGTGGATGCTGCGATCATCTTTGCCGATCTGCTGCTGCCGTTTACGCCGATGGGGCTGGACTTCGAGTTTGTTGCGGGAGAAGGGCCGGTGGTTCATACGCCGGTGCGGACGCTCGAGCATGTAAAGGCGCTGCGGACCGACCGTGTGGAAGAGCTGCAGTACGTAGCGCGGGCGATCGAACAGGTTGCGCAACACTTTGCTGCGCCGCGTGCCGATGGGGATGAGCTGGGAATCATCGGATTCTGCGGGGCTCCGTGGACGCTTGCGGGTTACATGATTGAGGGTGGCAAGCAGGGCGGCGGGGACCGCAATTACATCGAGACGAAGAAGATGATGTACTCCAATGGAGCCGCGTGGTCGCTGCTGATGGAGAAGATTGTTACCGTTTTAGTTGCTTATGCGCAGCAGCAGGTGGAGGCGGGCGCAGATGTGATCCAGGTTTTTGATAGCTGGGTGGGAAAGCTGAGCGTTCGGGACTATCGGCAATATTGTCTTGGATGGACGACGGAGCTGGTCGAGCGCATCAAGGCACTCGGAGTGCCGGTGATCTACTTTGGGGTGGAGACCGCTTCCCTGCTCCCCGCGATGAGCGAGACGGGAGCGGATGTGATTGGGCTGGACTGGCGGACGCCGCTCGACGCAGGCTGGAAGGCGGTGGGCGCGGGGTGCGCGGTGCAGGGCAATCTCGATCCGATTGCACTGTTTGCGAACGAAGATGTGTTGAAGGAGCAAGTGCGCGAGATTCTGGCTGCTGCTGCTGGACGGCCGGGACATATCTTCAATCTGGGCCATGGCATTGTGCCTGGAACGCCGGTGGAAAATGTGATTCGGGTAGTGGAGTGGGTGAAGGAGTTGAGTGCGCTGTGA
- the purS gene encoding phosphoribosylformylglycinamidine synthase subunit PurS, with protein sequence MKAHVYVTLKRTVLDAQGQTVADALRRMEYRGIADVRQGKYFLLTLENGLEQRAAQAEVERIAREVLTNPVIEEFTFRLEA encoded by the coding sequence ATGAAGGCTCATGTCTATGTCACGCTGAAACGAACGGTGCTGGATGCCCAGGGGCAGACGGTTGCAGATGCATTGCGGCGGATGGAATATCGCGGCATTGCCGATGTACGGCAGGGGAAGTATTTTCTGCTGACTCTGGAGAATGGATTGGAACAAAGGGCCGCGCAGGCCGAGGTGGAACGGATTGCGCGCGAAGTGCTGACAAACCCTGTGATTGAAGAGTTTACGTTCCGGCTGGAGGCCTGA
- a CDS encoding inorganic diphosphatase gives MTNYLELPVGTNSPEVINAVIEIPYEGVNKYEYDKELHVFRLDRNLYSPVHYPGDYGFIPSTLGDDGDPLDCLVLVDTPSFSGCVMQVRPIGVLEMLDQGLGDEKVLCVGQDNPRYKDVWNFSEIYPHMLKEITHFFAIYKDLEGKRVEVKGWRDASFARNKVLEAQQRFLDNKVTPIPKPVPKK, from the coding sequence ATGACGAACTACCTGGAACTCCCCGTAGGGACTAACAGCCCCGAGGTCATCAACGCAGTCATCGAAATCCCCTACGAGGGTGTCAACAAATACGAGTACGACAAAGAGCTCCACGTCTTCCGTCTCGACCGCAACCTCTACTCCCCCGTCCACTACCCCGGCGACTACGGCTTCATCCCCAGCACCTTAGGCGACGACGGCGACCCACTCGACTGCCTCGTTCTCGTTGACACCCCCAGCTTCTCCGGCTGCGTCATGCAGGTCCGCCCCATCGGCGTCCTCGAGATGCTCGACCAGGGCCTCGGTGACGAAAAAGTTCTCTGCGTCGGACAGGACAACCCCCGCTACAAAGACGTCTGGAACTTCTCCGAGATCTACCCCCACATGCTCAAGGAGATCACCCACTTCTTCGCCATCTACAAAGACCTCGAAGGCAAGCGTGTCGAAGTCAAGGGCTGGCGCGACGCCTCCTTCGCTCGCAACAAGGTCCTCGAAGCCCAGCAGCGCTTCCTCGACAACAAGGTCACCCCCATCCCCAAGCCCGTCCCAAAAAAATAA
- a CDS encoding APC family permease: protein MRLLPLIAATYFMVSGGPYGLEDVIGMAGYGWALVLLVVIPVVWSLPTSLMVGELASAIPEEGGYYRWVRRAMGEFWGFQEAWLSLAASVFDMAIYPTIFVLYLGRIEPAWTAGYRGTGWALAVVVACMVWNLRGARAVGEGSVGLFCVLLSPFVVLTAVGLWKGLTGGGAHGMQGGAGGMGAGAAGVDWAGAVSVTLWNYMGWDNASTVAQEVEEPQRNYPRAMLVAAGLVAVTYVLPLAAVGLAGIPAARFSTGAWTDAARELVGPWLALCVVMGGMINGGGMFNALMMSYTRVPYALAEEGLLPEVVERKNRWGVPWVSVAVCSVGWALALRLSFERLISIDLVLYGGALMLEFVALVVLRVKEPGLARPFRVPGGVWGAVGMGVGPGVLIAFALWAARGERVAGLPALEFAGIVAAAGPVVYWAARMVRRGHLGA from the coding sequence ATGCGGCTGCTGCCGCTGATTGCTGCTACTTACTTTATGGTTTCGGGTGGGCCGTATGGGCTGGAAGATGTGATTGGCATGGCGGGGTATGGGTGGGCGCTGGTGCTGCTGGTGGTGATTCCGGTGGTGTGGAGTCTGCCGACGAGTTTGATGGTGGGAGAACTGGCGTCGGCGATACCGGAGGAGGGTGGGTACTACCGGTGGGTGCGGCGGGCGATGGGGGAGTTCTGGGGGTTTCAGGAGGCGTGGCTGAGCCTGGCGGCGAGCGTCTTCGATATGGCGATCTACCCGACGATCTTTGTGCTGTACCTGGGAAGGATTGAACCGGCGTGGACAGCCGGGTATCGGGGGACGGGGTGGGCGCTGGCGGTGGTGGTGGCGTGTATGGTTTGGAATCTGCGGGGCGCAAGGGCGGTGGGCGAGGGGTCGGTGGGGCTGTTTTGCGTGCTGCTGTCGCCGTTTGTGGTGCTGACGGCGGTGGGGTTGTGGAAGGGACTGACGGGCGGGGGTGCGCATGGAATGCAGGGTGGGGCGGGCGGGATGGGCGCGGGGGCGGCGGGGGTGGATTGGGCGGGGGCGGTGTCGGTGACGCTGTGGAATTACATGGGGTGGGATAACGCGTCGACGGTGGCGCAGGAGGTGGAGGAGCCGCAGAGGAATTATCCGCGGGCGATGCTGGTGGCGGCGGGGCTGGTGGCGGTGACGTATGTGCTGCCGCTGGCGGCGGTGGGGTTGGCGGGGATTCCGGCGGCACGGTTTTCTACGGGGGCGTGGACGGATGCGGCGAGGGAGCTGGTGGGGCCGTGGCTGGCGCTGTGCGTGGTGATGGGCGGGATGATCAATGGCGGGGGGATGTTCAATGCGCTGATGATGAGCTATACGCGGGTGCCGTATGCGCTGGCGGAGGAAGGCCTGCTGCCGGAGGTAGTGGAGCGGAAGAACCGGTGGGGCGTGCCGTGGGTGAGTGTGGCGGTGTGCTCGGTGGGGTGGGCGCTGGCTCTGCGGTTGTCGTTTGAACGGCTGATCTCGATTGACCTGGTGCTGTATGGAGGGGCGCTGATGCTGGAGTTTGTGGCTCTGGTGGTGTTGCGGGTGAAGGAGCCGGGGTTGGCGAGGCCGTTCAGGGTGCCGGGTGGGGTTTGGGGTGCGGTTGGGATGGGGGTTGGGCCGGGGGTGCTGATCGCGTTTGCGCTGTGGGCGGCGCGGGGCGAGCGGGTGGCGGGGTTGCCGGCGCTGGAGTTTGCGGGGATTGTGGCGGCGGCGGGGCCGGTGGTTTATTGGGCGGCGCGGATGGTGCGGCGGGGGCACTTGGGTGCGTGA